One stretch of Chitinophaga pendula DNA includes these proteins:
- a CDS encoding cell division protein FtsX, translated as MYSIIGVALVLFLLGTLGMIVIHANRLSAYFKESIEVQVILRDNVKENQALALKDSIAKKPYVKSIEYVSKDMAAQRFKKEFGEDFINLLQYNPLYASINIKANAGYVNSDSLRIIENVLTQQNIVREISYQRLLVDKLNENVRKIGIVILAISALLALIVIILIDNTIRLAMFSNRFLIKTMQMVGATRWFIAKPFDIRSIINGALSAILAIAGLMGLLYFADRLLPELSGMRDYFMITLMFIGMIVIGIFISLVSTHRSVMKYLRLKLDDLY; from the coding sequence TTGTATTCCATAATAGGTGTGGCCCTGGTACTCTTCCTGCTGGGAACACTGGGGATGATAGTGATTCATGCTAACAGACTCAGCGCTTACTTTAAGGAGAGTATAGAGGTACAGGTAATCCTGCGCGACAACGTAAAGGAAAACCAGGCATTGGCCCTGAAAGACTCCATTGCCAAAAAACCTTACGTCAAATCTATTGAATATGTCTCTAAAGACATGGCTGCCCAGCGTTTCAAAAAAGAATTCGGCGAGGATTTCATTAACCTGCTGCAATATAACCCCTTATACGCCAGCATCAACATCAAAGCCAACGCCGGCTATGTCAACTCCGACAGCCTGCGCATTATAGAAAATGTACTTACCCAGCAAAACATAGTAAGGGAGATATCCTATCAACGCCTGCTGGTGGATAAACTCAACGAGAATGTCCGTAAGATCGGTATCGTAATACTGGCGATCAGCGCCCTGCTAGCCCTGATCGTGATCATTCTGATCGATAATACCATCCGCCTGGCAATGTTCAGCAACCGCTTCCTGATCAAAACGATGCAAATGGTAGGCGCTACCCGTTGGTTCATTGCCAAGCCGTTTGATATAAGGAGTATCATCAATGGGGCGCTTAGTGCCATCCTCGCCATCGCTGGCCTGATGGGATTACTGTATTTCGCAGATAGACTGCTGCCCGAACTGAGTGGCATGAGAGATTATTTTATGATTACCCTCATGTTCATCGGCATGATAGTGATCGGTATATTCATATCTTTGGTAAGTACCCATCGCTCTGTGATGAAGTACCTGCGCCTGAAACTAGATGATCTGTATTGA
- a CDS encoding DUF3108 domain-containing protein: protein MRYVLLLLLGLTCIYPARAQQEFCGVTNSSFKTGESITLKVFYNLGRLYVGAGEATFNCSLEKLNGKDVYHVIGDGKTYRTYDWVFKVRDRYESYIDTATMQPLKFVRNVSEGGYKIYNNVVFNQQQNTATSTNGTFKTPDCIQDVISAIYYARNINFDKYKPGDKIPFNMFLDDEVYNIYIRYVGKEEVDTRFGKFKAIKFKPLLIKGTMFQGGEQMTVWVSDDANKVPLRIDSPISVGSIKVDMIDYKNLRYPFTSLLGKR from the coding sequence ATGAGGTATGTTTTACTCTTACTATTAGGGTTGACCTGTATCTATCCTGCCCGTGCACAACAAGAATTCTGTGGTGTCACTAACTCCAGCTTTAAAACCGGCGAAAGTATCACACTCAAAGTCTTCTATAACCTCGGACGCCTATACGTTGGCGCCGGCGAGGCTACCTTTAACTGTTCACTGGAAAAACTTAACGGCAAAGACGTTTATCATGTAATAGGGGATGGTAAGACCTACCGTACCTACGACTGGGTGTTCAAAGTACGCGATCGTTACGAAAGCTATATCGACACCGCCACCATGCAACCCCTTAAATTCGTCCGTAATGTAAGCGAAGGTGGATATAAGATATACAATAACGTTGTCTTCAATCAACAGCAGAACACCGCCACCAGCACCAATGGTACCTTTAAAACGCCAGATTGTATACAGGATGTGATCAGCGCTATCTATTACGCACGTAACATCAACTTCGACAAATACAAACCAGGCGATAAGATCCCCTTTAATATGTTCCTGGATGACGAAGTATACAATATCTACATCCGGTACGTCGGAAAAGAAGAGGTAGACACCCGCTTCGGCAAGTTTAAAGCGATCAAATTCAAACCATTACTGATCAAAGGAACAATGTTCCAGGGCGGCGAGCAAATGACGGTATGGGTCAGCGATGATGCAAACAAAGTACCTTTGCGTATAGATAGCCCTATCTCCGTAGGCAGTATCAAAGTAGATATGATCGACTATAAGAACCTGCGTTATCCGTTTACTTCCCTGCTTGGAAAACGATAG
- a CDS encoding endonuclease/exonuclease/phosphatase family protein yields the protein MKKILLLCCSLSISGMMMAQSALQVMTFNIRMNTSSDSLNAWPYRKDKVASQVFFHQAHLLGVQEALHDQMVDLQQRLPQYKSLGVGREDGKTAGEYSAIFYDTTRLQLLEGHTFWLSETPEVAGSKGWDAAITRIVTWGKFRDRITKKIFFHFNTHFDHMGVVARRESAHFLLKQVQRIAGTTPAIITGDFNATPDDEPIRVVVDQQDPLHLTDSKSLSRTPHYGPDGTFNGWHIAEREDQPIDYIFLKGRFVVQQHATISETWKGRYASDHFAVLSRLLLQ from the coding sequence ATGAAAAAAATACTATTGCTCTGCTGTTCGTTATCGATCAGCGGTATGATGATGGCGCAAAGTGCGCTGCAGGTGATGACTTTCAATATCCGGATGAACACTTCTTCCGACAGCCTGAACGCATGGCCTTACCGGAAAGATAAGGTAGCCAGCCAGGTATTCTTTCATCAGGCGCACTTGCTGGGGGTGCAGGAGGCATTACACGACCAGATGGTAGATCTGCAGCAACGGTTACCTCAATACAAATCGCTGGGTGTAGGCAGGGAAGATGGTAAGACGGCCGGGGAATATTCTGCTATCTTTTACGATACCACACGCCTGCAGCTACTGGAAGGGCATACCTTCTGGCTGTCAGAGACCCCTGAAGTGGCAGGTAGTAAAGGATGGGATGCGGCGATCACCCGTATCGTCACCTGGGGTAAGTTCCGGGACCGTATCACCAAAAAGATCTTCTTCCACTTCAATACCCACTTTGATCATATGGGCGTGGTGGCTCGCCGCGAAAGTGCTCATTTCCTGCTCAAGCAGGTACAGCGGATAGCCGGGACGACACCCGCTATCATCACCGGTGATTTCAATGCCACTCCTGATGACGAGCCGATCCGTGTAGTAGTGGATCAGCAGGACCCTTTACACCTGACAGACAGTAAATCGTTGTCCCGCACACCGCATTACGGACCTGATGGCACTTTTAACGGCTGGCATATCGCTGAGCGGGAAGACCAACCGATCGATTATATCTTCTTAAAAGGACGTTTTGTAGTACAGCAACACGCTACTATTTCTGAGACCTGGAAAGGTCGATATGCCTCTGATCACTTCGCGGTGTTGAGCAGGTTACTGCTCCAATAA
- the ruvB gene encoding Holliday junction branch migration DNA helicase RuvB, with amino-acid sequence MSNPHLRPDEQRQSAAEKEFENSIRPREIIDFSGQEQIIENIKIFIKAAKMRGEALDHILFHGPPGLGKTTLSRIVANELGVNIRETSGPVIEKPGDLAGLLTNLEEKDVLFIDEIHRLSTVVEEYLYSAMEDYRIDIMIDTGPSARSIQINLQPFTLIGATTRSGLLTAPLLSRFGIKSRLEYYTAPVLQKIIWRAAGLLNSKITSDAAMEIARRSRGTPRIANGLLRRVRDFAQVVGNGVIDLEIAQFSLKALNVDEYGLDEMDNRILNVIIENFKGGPVGITTIATAVGEEAGTLEEVYEPFLIQEGFIKRTPRGREVTEKAYMHLGKKPPGQPGTNLLF; translated from the coding sequence ATGTCTAATCCACATTTAAGACCAGACGAGCAACGGCAAAGTGCTGCGGAGAAGGAATTCGAAAACAGCATACGGCCCCGCGAAATCATAGATTTTTCGGGGCAGGAACAGATCATTGAGAACATCAAGATATTTATCAAAGCAGCCAAGATGCGGGGAGAAGCCCTGGATCACATCCTGTTCCACGGTCCTCCGGGATTGGGTAAGACTACCCTGTCGCGTATTGTGGCCAATGAACTGGGTGTGAATATCCGGGAGACCTCTGGTCCGGTGATCGAAAAGCCCGGCGACCTCGCAGGTCTACTCACCAACCTGGAAGAAAAAGATGTATTGTTCATCGATGAGATACACCGTCTCAGCACTGTCGTGGAAGAGTACCTGTACTCTGCCATGGAAGACTATCGTATCGATATCATGATCGATACTGGCCCCAGTGCCCGCTCCATACAGATCAATCTGCAGCCGTTCACGCTCATTGGCGCTACCACCCGGTCAGGACTGCTCACCGCTCCCCTGCTCTCGCGCTTCGGTATCAAAAGCCGCCTGGAGTATTATACGGCGCCGGTATTGCAGAAGATCATCTGGCGGGCGGCCGGACTGCTGAACTCCAAGATCACCTCTGATGCTGCTATGGAGATCGCCCGGCGTTCGAGGGGTACCCCCCGTATCGCCAATGGCCTGCTCAGACGGGTACGCGACTTCGCCCAGGTGGTAGGCAATGGTGTCATTGACCTGGAGATCGCACAGTTCAGCCTCAAAGCCCTCAACGTAGATGAATATGGGCTGGACGAAATGGACAATCGTATCCTCAACGTCATCATAGAGAACTTTAAAGGCGGCCCTGTAGGTATCACTACCATCGCCACCGCCGTAGGGGAAGAAGCTGGTACGCTGGAAGAAGTATATGAGCCATTCCTCATACAGGAAGGTTTCATCAAACGTACCCCCAGAGGTCGGGAAGTAACAGAGAAAGCGTATATGCATTTAGGTAAGAAACCTCCCGGACAGCCAGGCACCAACCTGCTATTCTGA
- a CDS encoding DUF3098 domain-containing protein → MAIEAKKAGEKTAEDTRPVFAKDNFKFMIAGLALILIGFFLMMGGNSNDPNTFKPEEVYSFRRITLAPIVIVLGLLVEVYAIMRRPKA, encoded by the coding sequence ATGGCTATAGAAGCTAAAAAAGCAGGAGAAAAGACAGCGGAAGATACCCGCCCTGTTTTTGCAAAAGATAATTTCAAATTCATGATAGCAGGATTGGCGCTGATCCTCATCGGTTTTTTCCTGATGATGGGTGGCAACAGCAACGATCCTAATACCTTCAAACCTGAAGAAGTATACAGCTTCCGCCGTATTACCCTGGCCCCGATCGTGATCGTATTGGGCCTGCTGGTAGAAGTATACGCTATTATGCGCAGACCTAAGGCCTGA
- a CDS encoding M28 family peptidase, producing the protein MNVHKSLLILCLGTLSLPVAAQKKIERSEVSRIIRTLAADDMEGRKAGTAGSERAAAFISKEFAKAGLQPLPGAANYRQEFSRYNATATATALQINGNTVPAEGNIIAYSKDSVISWNADSRIAITRISATDDFQARLRQLRKETRNTLVWVDAAHKELFTKMNARPRKTWLQEEGNAASLILVLQPADITQIDNWSLSLQCRTGSERLTNVTGMIKGAVHPDEYVIFSAHYDHLGIIKPSAELDSIANGADDDASGTTAVMLLAKYYSKKKPARSLLFVAFTAEEIDGAGSRYFSQQLDPEKIVAMFNIEMIGKQSKFGGNSAFITGFERSDLGPILQRNLQNTNFRFHPDPYPDQNLFYRSDNATLAALGVPAHTISTTQIDKDKLYHSVDDEWETLDAENIRSIIEAIAWSARSIVDGKDTPSRIPPLNK; encoded by the coding sequence ATGAATGTACACAAGTCTCTCCTGATACTATGCCTGGGCACACTGTCACTGCCTGTTGCCGCACAAAAGAAAATCGAACGATCTGAAGTATCCCGTATCATCCGTACGCTGGCAGCCGATGATATGGAAGGCCGTAAAGCAGGTACTGCCGGCTCAGAAAGGGCGGCAGCCTTCATCAGTAAGGAATTTGCCAAAGCGGGCCTGCAGCCTTTGCCCGGCGCTGCCAACTACCGGCAAGAGTTCAGCCGTTACAACGCTACCGCAACAGCTACCGCTTTACAGATTAATGGTAACACCGTACCTGCGGAAGGTAATATCATTGCCTACAGCAAAGACAGTGTGATCAGCTGGAACGCCGATAGCCGTATCGCTATCACCCGTATCAGCGCTACCGACGACTTCCAGGCCCGCCTCCGGCAGTTACGCAAAGAAACACGCAACACGCTGGTATGGGTAGATGCTGCACATAAAGAGCTATTTACCAAAATGAACGCAAGACCCCGCAAAACCTGGTTGCAGGAAGAGGGGAATGCCGCGAGCCTCATCCTCGTATTGCAGCCGGCAGATATCACACAGATAGATAACTGGTCACTGTCATTACAATGCCGCACCGGCAGCGAACGGCTGACCAATGTAACAGGTATGATCAAGGGCGCGGTACACCCTGACGAATATGTGATCTTTTCCGCGCACTATGACCACCTGGGTATCATTAAGCCTTCTGCGGAACTGGATAGTATCGCCAATGGCGCCGACGATGATGCCAGCGGAACCACCGCTGTGATGTTGCTGGCCAAATACTACAGTAAGAAAAAACCTGCCAGGAGCCTGCTTTTCGTGGCTTTCACCGCCGAAGAGATAGATGGGGCGGGGTCCCGGTATTTTTCACAGCAGCTGGACCCCGAAAAGATCGTAGCGATGTTCAATATAGAGATGATCGGCAAACAATCTAAGTTTGGTGGCAACAGTGCATTTATCACCGGCTTTGAGCGTTCTGACCTGGGGCCTATTCTGCAACGTAACCTGCAAAATACCAACTTCCGGTTCCATCCGGACCCTTATCCGGACCAGAACCTCTTCTATCGTTCCGATAACGCTACCCTGGCGGCATTGGGCGTACCGGCACATACCATTTCTACTACCCAGATAGACAAGGATAAGTTATACCATAGCGTAGATGATGAATGGGAGACGCTGGATGCGGAAAACATCCGGAGTATTATTGAAGCGATCGCATGGAGTGCACGTTCTATCGTCGATGGCAAGGATACGCCGAGCCGCATACCTCCGCTCAATAAGTAA
- a CDS encoding undecaprenyl-diphosphate phosphatase, giving the protein MSILEAIIIAIVEGLTEFLPVSSTGHMIITSALLGINKDEFTKLFEVCIQLGAILAVVVLYWRKFLVFDKNRLFFYFKLIIAVIPALIFGYLFSDKIDTLLESPLVVGVMLLLGGIVLLFVDNWFKDPKVHSDEQMTVFQALRIGFFQCIAMIPGVSRSAATIIGGMQQKLTRDVAAEFSFFLAVPTMAAATGYKLLKGRELLMSNMDNLKLLLVGNVVAFIVAMLAIKFFIGALKKYGFRVWGYYRIIVGIIILIAIFMGYKLEV; this is encoded by the coding sequence ATGAGCATTCTCGAAGCGATCATCATCGCCATAGTTGAAGGACTGACAGAGTTTTTACCGGTATCATCCACCGGTCACATGATCATCACCAGCGCCTTGCTGGGCATCAATAAAGATGAATTTACCAAACTATTCGAGGTATGTATACAATTGGGCGCTATCCTGGCCGTAGTGGTACTCTACTGGAGAAAGTTCCTGGTGTTTGACAAAAACCGGCTCTTCTTCTATTTTAAACTGATCATCGCCGTCATCCCCGCTTTGATATTCGGATACCTGTTCAGCGATAAGATCGATACCCTGCTGGAAAGCCCACTCGTAGTAGGCGTCATGCTACTGCTGGGTGGCATCGTACTGCTCTTCGTAGATAACTGGTTCAAAGATCCCAAAGTACATTCCGATGAGCAGATGACCGTATTCCAGGCACTTCGCATCGGCTTCTTCCAATGTATTGCCATGATCCCGGGCGTGAGCCGCAGCGCCGCCACTATCATCGGCGGTATGCAGCAGAAACTCACCCGCGATGTAGCCGCCGAATTCTCTTTCTTCCTGGCAGTGCCTACCATGGCCGCAGCCACCGGATACAAACTCCTCAAAGGCCGTGAACTACTGATGTCGAATATGGACAACCTGAAGCTGTTACTCGTAGGTAATGTTGTGGCTTTTATCGTAGCAATGCTGGCCATTAAATTCTTTATCGGCGCCTTGAAAAAATACGGATTCCGGGTATGGGGATATTATCGTATCATCGTCGGCATCATTATATTGATCGCTATCTTCATGGGATATAAACTCGAAGTATAA
- a CDS encoding response regulator transcription factor — MEEHKPKILLAEDDTNLGMVLKNYLELNDYEVELCRDGILALAAFRREKFDICLLDIMMPNMDGFKLAEEIRDVDPDIPLFFLSAKTMKEDIIQGYKLGADDYISKPFDSELLLLKIKAILKRNQELTNKEEEQHEFKVGRYAFNSRLRTLTKDGGESHTLSPKENELLRMLCEHKNDLLPRELALKKIWGSDTYFNGRSMDVYIAKLRKYLKEDPEIEIVNIHGNGFRLVVKD; from the coding sequence ATGGAAGAGCATAAACCCAAAATCTTACTGGCCGAAGATGATACCAACCTCGGCATGGTACTGAAGAACTACCTGGAATTGAACGACTATGAAGTAGAATTGTGCCGGGATGGTATTCTGGCGCTGGCAGCCTTCCGCCGTGAGAAATTTGACATCTGCCTGCTTGATATTATGATGCCTAACATGGATGGCTTCAAACTGGCGGAAGAGATCCGGGATGTAGATCCGGATATTCCGCTCTTCTTCCTGTCTGCCAAGACCATGAAGGAAGATATCATCCAAGGATATAAGCTGGGTGCGGACGATTATATCTCCAAACCTTTCGACAGTGAACTGCTGTTGCTCAAGATCAAGGCCATCCTGAAACGTAACCAGGAGCTGACCAATAAAGAAGAAGAGCAGCATGAGTTCAAAGTAGGCCGTTACGCTTTCAATTCCCGTCTGCGTACCCTCACCAAAGATGGTGGAGAATCGCATACCCTCTCTCCGAAGGAGAACGAATTGTTACGCATGCTTTGTGAGCATAAGAACGACCTGCTGCCGCGTGAGCTGGCATTAAAAAAGATCTGGGGTAGCGATACTTACTTCAACGGTCGTAGTATGGATGTATACATTGCTAAACTCCGCAAGTACCTGAAAGAAGATCCGGAGATCGAAATCGTGAATATCCATGGCAATGGTTTCCGACTGGTGGTAAAAGACTAG
- a CDS encoding peptidoglycan DD-metalloendopeptidase family protein produces the protein MLHELLEKNQARYMPVVDFDPAIDRLLLMDFSSGNTTLTPPILKNVHRFCDYITQQIQHATARYGIGGYGEHRTIYAMSPHFDAGEEPRRLHLGIDIWGDAGTQVYAPLQGHIHSFRFNDVQGDYGATIILQHQLEGYTFHTLYGHLSLSSLYGLYENMPVGAGQKIGTFGPPHENGQWPPHLHFQIIDHIGTLRGDYPGVCRFSEREKYLANCPDPDLLLRLNQFII, from the coding sequence ATGCTACACGAATTACTGGAAAAAAACCAGGCAAGATATATGCCTGTCGTCGACTTCGATCCCGCCATCGACCGGCTGTTACTGATGGATTTCAGTAGTGGCAATACTACGCTTACGCCTCCCATTCTGAAAAATGTCCATCGTTTCTGTGACTATATCACACAGCAGATACAGCATGCCACGGCCCGTTATGGTATCGGCGGTTATGGTGAGCACAGAACGATCTATGCGATGAGTCCTCATTTTGATGCCGGGGAAGAACCCAGGCGGCTGCATCTGGGCATCGATATCTGGGGCGATGCCGGTACACAGGTATATGCGCCGTTGCAGGGCCACATTCACAGTTTCCGCTTCAACGATGTGCAGGGCGACTACGGCGCTACCATTATCCTGCAACACCAGCTCGAAGGATATACTTTTCATACCCTGTATGGCCACCTGTCGCTCTCCAGCCTGTATGGCCTCTATGAGAATATGCCGGTAGGCGCCGGGCAGAAAATAGGTACCTTCGGTCCCCCTCACGAAAACGGGCAGTGGCCGCCACACCTGCATTTCCAGATCATCGACCATATAGGCACTCTCCGCGGCGACTATCCCGGCGTATGCCGCTTCAGTGAACGGGAGAAATACCTCGCCAATTGTCCGGACCCGGACCTGCTCTTAAGGCTTAATCAGTTTATAATATAG
- the leuS gene encoding leucine--tRNA ligase — MEYNFRAIEQKWQQQWKDSHAYRVSNNSPQPKFYVLDMFPYPSGAGLHVGHPLGYIASDIYARYKRLKGYNVLHPMGYDAFGLPAEQYALETGQHPAVTTEQNINAFRRQLDNIGFCYDWERELRTSDPQYYKWTQWIFLQLFDSWYDRSTRKATRISELVKIFETAGNTAHECPGDRQLHFSAEQWKTLDLPRQREILMHYRLAYLAYAEVNWCPALGTVLANDEVVNGVSERGGHPVIKKQMRQWFLRITEYANRLLEGLETVDFSDAMKEMQRNWIGKSQGAEIKFQVTDSTAVIDVYTTRPDTIFGVDFIVLAPEHELVTTITTDGQRDEVTQYLDYVQSRSERERLAEVKQVTGAFTGAFAINPFSGQQLPIWISEYVLAGYGTGAIMAVPCGDQRDFLFARHFDIHITNIIGDAFTGEAANPTKEATLQNSGFLDGLEMKAAMDVAADKVETLGIGKRRINYKMRDAGFSRQRYWGEPFPIVYKDDVPYAIDESSLPLELPFVENYKPGEEGEGPLANIKDWVNVAPGEKRETNTMPGYAGSSWYFLRYMDPHNTAAFADRAATDYWNQVDVYIGGTEHAVGHLLYSRLWTKVLFDLGYIGFDEPFRKLINQGMIGGNSRLVYRIRGTQQFVSYNLRDQYDTDELHVDVNIVDGVELDTVAFRNWKPDFSDATFLLEDGKYICGTLQEKMSKRLFNTVNPDDIVNRFGADTFRMYEMFLGPVEQSKPWDTKGIEGVHRFLKKLWRLYVDEQKGVIVTEAAPTAEELKVLHKTIQKIDTATDSFSYNTAVSQFMICVNELASLKCNKRSILEQVLILLTPYAPHIAAELWQLLGHTDSILDATYPVFDEQHVKESEFNYPVAVNGKTRTEMGFPVDTDNAVMESAVLANEVVQKWTEGKPVKKVVIVKGRMINVVI; from the coding sequence ATGGAATACAACTTCAGGGCTATTGAGCAAAAATGGCAGCAACAATGGAAAGATTCGCATGCTTACCGGGTAAGCAATAACAGCCCCCAACCCAAATTTTACGTACTGGATATGTTCCCTTACCCATCGGGAGCAGGTCTGCATGTAGGCCACCCGCTGGGCTACATCGCTTCTGACATATATGCACGTTATAAACGGCTAAAAGGCTATAATGTACTGCATCCGATGGGATATGATGCATTCGGGCTGCCAGCCGAGCAATATGCACTGGAAACAGGGCAGCATCCTGCTGTTACTACCGAGCAAAATATCAATGCCTTCCGCAGGCAGCTGGACAATATCGGTTTTTGTTACGACTGGGAGCGGGAGTTACGTACCAGCGATCCGCAGTATTATAAATGGACCCAATGGATATTCCTTCAGCTGTTCGACAGCTGGTATGACCGCAGCACCCGGAAGGCCACCCGCATCAGCGAGCTGGTAAAGATCTTCGAGACTGCGGGTAATACTGCTCACGAGTGTCCCGGCGACCGGCAGCTGCATTTCAGTGCCGAACAATGGAAAACATTAGATCTCCCCAGACAACGGGAAATACTGATGCACTACCGGCTGGCCTACTTGGCTTACGCAGAGGTGAACTGGTGTCCTGCATTAGGGACCGTACTGGCTAATGATGAAGTAGTGAACGGTGTAAGCGAACGCGGTGGTCATCCGGTGATCAAAAAACAAATGCGCCAGTGGTTCTTGCGTATTACTGAGTACGCTAACCGCTTGCTTGAGGGGCTGGAAACTGTTGACTTCAGCGACGCCATGAAAGAGATGCAACGTAACTGGATCGGCAAGAGCCAGGGCGCTGAGATCAAATTCCAGGTGACAGACAGTACTGCTGTCATAGATGTATATACTACCCGTCCAGACACCATCTTTGGTGTTGATTTCATTGTACTGGCCCCAGAACATGAACTGGTCACGACTATTACCACCGATGGCCAGCGTGATGAAGTGACCCAATACCTGGACTATGTGCAAAGCCGCTCTGAAAGAGAACGGCTGGCAGAAGTAAAACAGGTAACTGGTGCCTTTACCGGCGCCTTTGCCATCAACCCATTCAGCGGCCAACAGCTACCTATCTGGATATCAGAATATGTACTGGCCGGATATGGTACCGGCGCTATTATGGCCGTACCTTGCGGCGATCAGCGCGACTTTCTGTTTGCCCGTCATTTCGATATCCATATTACCAATATCATCGGTGATGCCTTTACCGGTGAGGCAGCCAACCCTACCAAAGAAGCTACCCTGCAGAACAGCGGCTTCCTCGATGGGTTGGAGATGAAAGCCGCTATGGACGTGGCTGCCGATAAAGTAGAAACGTTGGGCATCGGCAAACGCAGGATCAACTACAAAATGCGCGATGCAGGCTTCAGCCGTCAACGTTATTGGGGAGAACCCTTCCCTATCGTTTACAAGGATGATGTGCCGTATGCCATCGACGAATCGTCCCTGCCACTGGAGCTGCCATTTGTAGAAAACTATAAACCAGGAGAAGAAGGCGAAGGCCCTCTGGCCAACATCAAAGACTGGGTAAACGTAGCCCCTGGCGAAAAGCGGGAAACGAATACCATGCCCGGTTATGCCGGTAGCAGCTGGTATTTCCTGCGCTACATGGATCCTCATAATACCGCTGCCTTCGCAGACCGTGCTGCCACCGACTACTGGAACCAGGTAGATGTCTATATCGGCGGTACCGAACACGCCGTAGGCCACCTGCTCTATTCCCGCTTGTGGACCAAAGTATTATTTGATCTCGGCTATATCGGATTCGACGAACCTTTCCGGAAGCTGATCAACCAGGGTATGATAGGCGGTAACTCCCGCCTGGTATACCGTATCCGCGGTACGCAACAGTTCGTTTCCTATAATCTCAGAGATCAGTACGACACCGACGAGCTGCACGTTGATGTGAACATCGTGGATGGCGTGGAACTGGACACCGTTGCCTTCAGAAACTGGAAACCCGACTTCAGCGATGCTACCTTCCTCCTGGAAGATGGCAAATATATCTGCGGTACGCTCCAGGAGAAGATGAGTAAGCGTTTGTTCAACACTGTTAATCCGGACGATATCGTCAACAGGTTCGGTGCGGATACCTTCCGCATGTACGAGATGTTCCTTGGACCGGTAGAGCAGTCCAAGCCCTGGGATACCAAGGGAATAGAAGGCGTTCACCGCTTCCTCAAAAAGCTGTGGCGGCTGTATGTGGATGAGCAGAAGGGCGTGATCGTAACAGAGGCAGCTCCTACCGCAGAAGAACTGAAAGTATTGCACAAGACCATCCAAAAGATAGATACCGCTACAGACAGCTTTTCTTATAATACCGCCGTCAGCCAGTTTATGATCTGTGTGAATGAACTGGCCTCCCTGAAGTGTAACAAACGCAGTATCCTGGAACAGGTGCTGATATTGCTGACGCCGTATGCACCACATATTGCAGCAGAACTGTGGCAACTCCTGGGTCATACAGACAGCATATTGGATGCTACCTATCCTGTATTTGACGAGCAGCATGTAAAAGAATCCGAGTTTAACTACCCGGTAGCAGTGAACGGTAAAACACGCACCGAGATGGGATTCCCGGTAGATACGGATAATGCGGTCATGGAATCCGCCGTACTGGCCAATGAGGTCGTACAGAAATGGACGGAAGGCAAACCGGTAAAAAAGGTAGTGATCGTAAAAGGCAGAATGATCAATGTAGTGATATAA